In Cryptomeria japonica chromosome 10, Sugi_1.0, whole genome shotgun sequence, a genomic segment contains:
- the LOC131858823 gene encoding uncharacterized protein LOC131858823, producing the protein MVGDFNAIMELVEKCGGTTRLEPSAFLLQEHIVVLNFVDVKPNNGQFTWNNWRTGEFSIAKRLDQFLVSCFWEDVPSYPLVGKGSVIWGTLKKGVALIKYSNLMTLCQRFLEVGWSRVSDFKLLYPCGQMEVARWKAPNEWLAVGFDEDYVELHNILSGRHCSSLKEKDGLAWLLNPKGVYTIASNYHELLADNVEDINKEAVEFFLALLSKDNRYNLEHQQNGLSVISKLITAAQNQALMKPIQFEDVRSAVFSMEGEKAPGPDGFPTFFYQNFWEIVGNEVWAVVEESRGRASVAKELNCRLIALIPKVEHPANFNEFRSCRGLASPNNGLAGYRLV; encoded by the exons ATGGTTGGTGACTTTAATGCTATTATGGAGTTGGTTGAGAAGTGTGGGGGTACTACGAGACTGGAGCCTTCGGCCTTCTTGTTGCAAGAGCACATTGTTGTCTTAAACTTTGTGGACGTCAAACCCAATAATGGTCAATTTACTTGGAACAATTGGAGGACTGGGGAGTTTAGTATAGCTAAGCGCTTGGATCAGTTTTTGGTTTCCTGCTTCTGG GAAGATGTTCCTAGCTACCCTCTGGTGGGAAAAGGATCAGTGATTTGGGGAACTCTCAAGAAAGGGGTTGCCTTGATTAAG TATTCTAATTTGATGACCCTTTGCCAGCGGTTCCTGGAGGtggggtggtcaagggtgagtgatttTAAATTATTATACCCATGTGGGCAAATGGAAGTCGCCAGATGGAAAGCCCCGAATGAGTGGCTAGCAGTTGGTTTTGATGAGGACTATGTTGAGCTCCATAATATATTATcaggtagacattgtagttccctTAAGGAAAAAGATGGCCTTGCTTGGCTTTTGAATCCTAAGGGAGTTTATACGATTGCAAGTAATTATCATGAACTGTTGGCTG ACAATGTGGAGGATATTAATAAAGAGGCGGTTGAGTTCTTTCTAGCATTGCTATCCAAGGATAACAGATACAATCTGGAGCACCAACAAAATGGTTTAAGTGTTATCTCGAAGCTGATAACAGCTGCGCAAAATCAGGCACTGATGAAACCCATTCAATTTGAGGATGTTCGAAGTGCGGTTTTCAGTATGGAAGGTGAAAAAGCACCAGGACCGGATGGTTTCCCGACCTTTTTCTACCAAAATTTTTGGGAGATTGTAGGAAATGAAGTTTGGGCAGTAGTGGAGGAATCTCGAGGCAGGGCGAGTGTTGCAAAGGAGCTTAACTGCAGACTAATTGCCCTTATACCCAAGGTGGAGCACCCTGCTAATTTTAATGAATTCAG GTCTTGCAGAGGTTTGGCTTCTCCAAATAATGGATTAGCTGGATACAGGCTTGTATAG